Part of the Serinus canaria isolate serCan28SL12 chromosome 1, serCan2020, whole genome shotgun sequence genome is shown below.
CCTTTGCAGCCCTGTTAATTCATAGAAAAAGTGGAAGTTATCCATGTCTGTcattgtttctttgtttcagcACTGTAAGTTTCCCACGTTCAGAAATGGAATGCATTACTGCAGATTACTCCTCTATAGTCACTATGCCCTGAAGGAATTTCTACAGAGAGAGTGGAACTGTGACTGACAAAAGTACAAAAGAAGAGGCAAGGAGAGATCCTTCTCTGCTGCCACTATCTCTTGCAAAGATTACTCAGTATTACATACAAATATACagattaaaagcaaacaaaaaaaccccacaaaaatctTATAAAACACAAAGGTCACATAGAGTTTCAGCTTTTGTATGAAAAGTACTGTAATCTTTGAAAAGCTTGGGATAGCTCCACTGATCTGACTTCTCACCTAATAGCTTGTTCCCTCTGTGCCTTTCGTACTTCAGGCTTCTGGTTTCGCTTGGCCATGATCTCAGCTAGAGAGGCACCAGTGATGGCTCTCTGAAACTTCACAGCACGGCGTGTGCGCTTCTTTTGGACCTCTTCCTAAGAGGACAAGAGACAAACACAGACAATTAGCATCACAAGACATTAAATACATGGGTAAAGACAATTACGGCAACAAGCTGCTACTCAAATTGAAGCTATTTAAAACTGTACACTATAGTAGAATTTTACTCCTCACTTTAGAGATTCCTTGTTGGGTACAGAGAAGTGCTGCCCTACCTCCACCTggccccttctccagccacatcCTGTTCTTTTCATAGTGTGTTACTACCAACAAGCCTTGGCTGGCTCCCCAGCTGTCCAGCTATCAGTGTTGGAGACACACATATTAGACCCTGTATCTTCTATGCTTCTACAGCAAagtatgaagaaaaaattttgaaagaatgTTAGAAGTTCAGCCATCTATAActcccagaagaaaaaagggggaaagctAAACCTTTGATGGTGtcttctgaaaggaaaacactcCACAGCTATTCAAGTGGATCAGGTGCTGGGGAGCAGTGTAAGCAAGCACGCATCAACTTTCTTCAACCAAACTGGCAAGAACACTGACTTACTGCACTGATGTAAGCCTTTCTCAAAGCTCCTCTGCTGTGCAAGTTTAAACAAGAGCACTGCAGCTTACATCATGCTACTTGCTTCATGATTTATCCTTTTCATGCAATGACAGCTACATAGGAAAAGACCTCCTGCTAAGCTACAGCCCAAAATTTTCAAGGAGAGTATATTAGGAGTGTCATCCCTACCCCTCTAACCCCAGAATCAGCTCCCTATGCTGTCACCATTGAGGAAGTTTACAAGACCAAACTTTTACGAAGTCTGCATATTAAACACCATTACCCACCTTCCCTAAAACTAACTTTCAAAAACATGCCATTCCTACAATTATTAAGATCTACTGAACATATTGTGGCTCTGAGTGGTCTCTCAAAGAAGTGCTACAACACAATACAATGCTTTTGTTGAAGTGGTGCATAAACTCATACAACTGCACTCACATTTGCACCATTATTAACTAGTCTTCATCCTGGTAACCTGGGTCATGCTtctgctgagcactggcacTCTTAAGTGACCTCTGACAGAGCAGTGACCACATCTTTTGGTCACCAACTGCCAGTGCCATTGGCTGGTGTGTACTTACTGACTGTCCCTTCTTGTGCTTACGCCTGTACAGAACAGTCCAGTTGATCTGACGAGGGTTTCTCTTGGAAAGGAATGCAGACTCACATTTTGCATTTAAGAACTGAAAAACCTGGGAAGGCAAAATGTTTTGTGTAAGCTTTGTTTCTATGAAAGACATTATCACAGTTTGCATCAAGTATTCCTTGAGTCAGTGATTTTCAACATTGACGTTTCTGGAGTTCTTAAACACAGATTTGAATATTCAAAATCTTAGAAGATACTTCAAGAAATCTCAAGTTTTGTATTTTGCTACATTGGTCAAACTGATGCATTTCAAGGCATTCTGAAGtatcttcatttttctgaaaaagttcAAATTACCACATGCATCCAGTACTGCTGTGTATTTCAGGCACATCATGAATAGCTGTTTCCAGCATCATGCTTCCCAAGTGTCTGTCCTCAAGCAACAATGTACTTCCTGCATGTGGGAGTGACTCAAAACTTGGCCTAGGGAACACAGGGAGACCAATTTCCCATTGCATCGTAGTGACACTAAGCTGTTTGTCTATATCAACAGGCAGAACGCGCAAGCTGTTTTATTTATCAGCTATATAATTCCATTAAAAGTACAACCTAATTCCCAGGAGCACTCACAAGGATTCAGCCAGTCTATCTCCTCGTCAGTTTGCCGGGAATTCCGGAGAGAAAGATGACTGTACTGGGATGCTCAAAAGCCAAGCCATCCTTTCACAGGTAGGGACAATCCTGTTTGCGTATGACATGACAGCTTGAAAGGGCTCTCCACCCTATTTTACCTCCAAGATTTATACTCAATTAATTCGGGAGaccagctgctggctccagcgAACCTTAGCAGTTGATACAGGACTTGTCTAAGCAGCATTCTCTACAAAACTTTGGTACTTTACACTGCTGCTTTAAGACTCCGTTTGGAAACAGCATTCTAAAATTCAACCCCAAGCTACAACACCGCAAGGATCTCCGGCGGAGCAGCCACGGCACCTCAACACCGATGCTGTTTTCACACAGCTCGATACGAACGACTCGGGCAGAGGCCACATCAACACTACCGGTGTCTCCGGACAATCCCAAAGGCGCGGCCTCCGCTCCCCGCGCACTGCCCGGCCGCCCTCCCGGGCGCAGCACCCTCCGGTCCGCAGGGCCCGCTCCCGCCCGTCCCCGCCGCGGTCCACGGGGCTCGCCCCGGCCTCACCTTCCCGTCCGTGCGGGCGTAGCGGCGGCCATGGCCCGGGTAGATCTTGTACCCGCTGAAGCTGCACAGCTCGACCCTGCGCGGGAGAGAAGAGTTAGGGGAGGGCGTAGGTGGCCGGGGGAGGCGGCCGGGGCCCCGCGGCGGCCTCCCCTCGGCGGATGGGCGCGGATAGCGGCGGATGGGGCCCTCACTTCATGATGGCGGCAGCTGCGAGGAGCCGGAGAGGCGGAGAGGACGCCGGGAGGCGGTGTCGGGAGCGGCGCGCGGGGCCCGACGGGAGCGGAGCGGGAAGGGCAGGGCCGGGCCAGCAGCACCGCCCCGCCCCGGCTGCACAGCGGCGGCTTCACGGAGCGCTCGCCCGGTCGGGCTACCGGACGCGAGACCCGACACTCAAGCCAGCATAAAGGGCGCGGGGCTCCCGTAGCGGAGCGGCCCGGCCCATCGGCGCTCCGTTGCCTGGCGGTGTTGTCAAGCGCGGGGCATGGCGGCAGccgcggccggggcgggggATGAGGCGGCCGGAGCGGGTAAGGGCAGCCCCGATCAGGTGCCGGGGGCCGGCGGAGCCGCGATGTTGGGGTCTGCGGATCCCGAAAGGCGCTGTGGCGCTCGGAGGGGTGCGAGGGGCTCGGCGCTGTGGAGGCGGCGGCGCCCCCTCCTCTCGCGGCGAGGGGCCGGCTCGGCCGCTCCGGTGCCCCCGCTCTCAGCCGGCCCCTGAGGGCCCCGCGGGGCTGGAAGCGGCAGGGGCAGCGCGGGGAGAGGGGGGCGGCGCGGGCACCGCTTCCCGCCCTGAGGAGCGCCTCTGGCTCGGAGCGGCTGTCCATCGTGCTGGAGGGTCCCGCAGCACCTTTATAGGCCAGGATTTGAATGATATAGAGCCTGTTTTCCCTGGAAGGGTGGGCTGAGAAGTCTTGGGGACAGCGCCACTTATGAGGGTGTAGTTCCTTGGTTCCTGCCAAACGAGAAATAAgcaattttgaaatgttttcatggATCCTGAAAGCCTATTATGAAAATCTCGTTCCCCAGGTATTATATCAATGAGTCTTTATAGAATGGAATCATAGTAATTTTGTAGAGTTATACGTGTATGTATAAAATGCTGTCTATTGAATTGCCATGCTTAAGCAAGCAAACCAAAGCTTGTTGCAAGGAGAAGGACAAATGATGTTGAAAGAGGGACCATGCTTCTCTGAATCTTGAAGGTGCTCATAAAGGATACCCCCAGACAGGGAGATAACACCAGCACCCCAGGTCGTTTAGCACCTCTGTGAAAACCTTCTTTTGTCAGCATCATGGAGAAGTGATTATAGCAAGTCTAACTGCAGGGATGTCTAGTTCAATAGCGAAGCAGGTGGATGATGTTGCCATAGAAATACAGGTTCTTTGCAAATAGTTGTGTTAAGTAGTAGTTGGATCACATTATACTTGAATGCTGGAAATCTATGAGAACCATGTGCAAAGCCACATTCCAAATGCCTGAGTTTGAATAAAAGGATTACTCTTGCAATTCAGTACTCTGGGTCCTTGACTCTCTCCTGGATTGGAGGGGCcagttgtgatttttttcaacaaaCCCTTGGATAAATGAGCAGATGCAAAGTTTGTCTGGTCAATTAAAGTGACCAAGTGGTTGCAGAAGTGACTGCTTGAGTAAAAAACAAGTGGTACTGTCTCCCTGAATGTGTAAAGACAGGAATGTGATGGTTGCTGGCCTTGCTGCACTCCAAAGCCATTGGGGCAACTGTGGATTTGAAAAAAATGATGGGAATATGAAATGTCATCAGACATCTTTTTTAGAAATGCATGTTCTCTAGCTGACAAAACGGTACgcaaaaaatatttgtttccatCCATAGTGCAACAACCCTAAAAACCTATACACTGTACTATTAATATGTGCATCATATTAGGGTGAGAACATTATTTGGGATATGTTGCTGAAAAAGGAAGCATTATTTGCTGAACAGCTACCATGAGAACAAGAAGCACTACAGTGATGTTTGTACATCAAATACATAGCAGAGGCTCAATGTATGAAAATTATTGCAATTATCAGGTGTCACTTTGGGTACCCAGAGATTCAAGCTCTCTGTTGATGGCAAATGTTTGCCTTTTAACTTTTTGTAGTGACCCTTTTTGCATGGAGCATTTGAATTGTGTGTGGCATTAAGTCAATGGTCTGCTAACCCATTTACAGTTTCTTCCTCCCAATCCCCCAGTACTGTAGTATGGTTGCATGAATGGCTTCTTAGTTTAGATAGAATGCTTACACATAGTTGTCAAGCTGCTCAAAACTTAAATTctctgaagaattttaaaatttaggtTCTTttgaaatttggggttttgagAATCACACCTTTAAATTTAGCTACCAGAATTTTGCTTCATCTCACTTCAAAGGATCTGTTGTGACTTTCTCAGAATTCTGTCTGTTCTTAACTGGGACAGTGTCTGGTGTGTATATCTTCCAGTAACTGGATCAGTTACTCTTAAAGTGTTCAAGCTGAAGTAATTTGCTTCACTTTTACATGGAAAAGAAAGTTAATCcatttttccaaattatttgcATCTATTATAAAACAAATCTTTTTATGTTGCATTGCTTTTCCGGTACATGTTCTCATATATAAACtttgtggtgcttttttttgttgttttttttctcctttttattctaAGGCTTGGTAATCAACTATTCAGGTCAAGGATTGCAAAAACTGGGTCCAACCTTGCCCTGTGATGCTAATACTCAGACTCTGATTCTGGACAAAAATCAGATAATTAAACTGGAACACTTGGAGAAATGCAGGAATCTGATGCAGGTCAGTGTTGCTTGATTTGAAATTGTTATCAAGTAATGGTGCTATGATGTTAGCATTTTCTGCCTTCAGACACTATTATGTAATTGAAGTAAGTTAGCAGTTACtgtcttcacagaaaaataaatgatggCTGACTAAAGTagaaagctttgctttcagctttgctttcagtGGAGGTCTGCAGTTGATAGTGGAGGGAGCTGTAACTAAAAATGAGCTAAGTAAATCCTAATGGGGGAGGGACATGATAAGAACACTTAGAAAAGTCACTGATAACTCAAATTTTGATACTTCTTAACTCTTGAGTACGTGGGCTTTGTAAccttaaaaataactttgtatTATCACTGAAAGTTCTTCTGGATAGACTCAAAGCTGCGTGTTAACTTCTGCAGGCCAGCTACACCGAGTTGGCAGAAGTGGGGTTTGTTGCTACAACAAACCTTTACCACTCTTGGTGATCATGTTACTGAAGTGTGTATATAGTCAGGATTAGTCAAGATTTACCCTTTGAAAAGTTTGTGGTTTACAGTCCTATTAGCACAGGACCTGTTTGAGAATTGTGTGAAATACATTTTGTCCTCTGTCATATTGACAGTAAGTACAATTTTACACCAGGAACGGGACAACAATTTGAACAATGAATTGgcaattctgaaatgaaaatcttattttcataTGACACAATTCctcattctttttcctttatttagcTGTTGCTAGGAGAATTTCCTCTTAAGTTTGTGGAGTGAGCTGTGAGGACTCATGCTCTTTGATCAGTAATTTATTTCCTGGCTCTTGCAGGTTTTTTGTCTGTGTCCTTTGCTTGAAAACGAAATACGTAGATTGAACAAGTATCTGTTGGAGTAGATTTTTGACTACTAGAACTAAGATCTTACTCTGTCTGCGTAGTTAAAACTGTTTATTTCGTGTGTCCGTCTGCAGCTCTCCGTAGCCAACAACCGTTTGGTGCGAATGATGGGTGTGGCAAAACTGACCAAGCTCCGAGTGCTCAACTTGCCTCACAATAGTATTGGGTATGTGGAAGGGCTGAAGGATTTGGTGCACCTGGAATGGCTGAATTTGGCAGGAAATAACATTAAGGTAAAGTGTTTAGTTTGTTGCATTTACCAGATTCTTGTGTTATAGAAATTTGGAAACTGCTGTTAAGAAATCTGAATATGTTTTGATTGGAGTAacaatgttaattttttatgtCTACTGGCTTATGAAATAGAGGATGGCAGCTTTTGGAGTGGACTTGTCtaggaaaaaataacagttttgatataaaaaataaatgaaagtaaGGAAGTAGTCtgcaaaataggaaaaagagttattatctttaaaatacaactgtattgaaacattttttattttgtgttacTTGCTcgtgggtttttttatctttcaaaataatttataattattgaTACCTGGTTTTATTTAGTAGCTTTAAAAGGTTTACTGTGAGTAactaatttctttatttttgtaggCCATTGAACAAATAAATTCCTGTGTGTCTCTTCAGCATCTTGATCTATCAGACAATAACATAGCTCAATTAGGCGATCTCTCCAAGCTTACCTCACTGAAGGTAGATGTTCTGTCTCTGTTTTTAATGCGTTCTATACACAAAGAAATTTGCTTTGAAGATTGCTGCCTTTAGGCATTCACTCTTTGAACACTAGCTCTTAGAGCATTTTAATTCATTAACTGTAATTTCTAGAGGGAAGCCTGTGAATATTCTCTTCCTTGTTTTGAAGTTGCAGGAGATGAGGCAGTGATTTTTCTATAGCCACTTTAATGATTTTGATAAAGATATGATGGTGATATGTTCTTCATAACTGTTTGTTCTCTTATCTCCTGTCATGAGTCAAAACAAAACATACTTCTAACTCCTTCAACATGCCCTCTGTAGAGAAAAACGTTTCCAAATACTTTTTTGGTAACTGTGACCAGAAAGTCTTACTTATCCTTCTTTTTCAATGTATGTTTGTCAGGTGAtgcctgaaaaagaaatctgtggGTTTTGATCAAACCTTCATTTCATCATGTGTTCAtcatgtgtttttattttatagacTCTTTTGCTACATGGAAATATTGTAACTTCACTTCGCACTGCCCCTGCTTGCCTACCTCAGAGTTtgactgttttttctttggcagaaaatgaaatcaGAGATTTAAATGAGGTAAGATATAGAAGATAGATCTCCTTGTCTTTAGGTAGACTGAAGGAAGGAAGTTGAACAATTTTTTTGAGATTATAACTGAAAATGGACTCTCTTCTTTGAAACAACCCAGCTTTTAATAGTTTAATTGTTTATATGTAATAACCATATTTGTATTAGCTGCACGAGCTAGTggtgtcttttaaaatttagtctggaaagaaatttggttttttctgttatgtttttgttattcaagaatgaataacaaaaggCCTAACCTTTTCTAGTTGTCTGAAAGTTGAAAGCTGAGCTGATTAAATGCTGCAGATagcttctgcagctgctgggattaGAACAGAGGTTTGAATTGCACTTGTTGCCACTGACCTATTTTTCAAACTGTGTAAGAGAAACAAATAATCTGCCTGTGacttttgtttattgttttgtttgtttgatttattataaGTAGCAGCCAAAACTATTGGTTGGGATTTCAtgtcagaagaaaattttttcgtaataatttctcttcaaaacagGACAgggtttttccagctttttggcttgccttttttttttttttcctttgcttgtttTCAAAATCCAGCAGCTGTTGTAGTAAACTGGTTTCATACTACCTTTCTGTACATAAAGCCCCATTCCCAAATTTTAATAGAAGGTAATACTTTCCAAGGACTAGCATTTACAGAAGAATTAGTGGGAAATGGCAGTAGCTGATAGAAGGTCCTTTGTAGTCCTTTATGGTCAACATCGAGTGTGATCGAGTGTGATTTTTTGATTTGTCATTCTGTTGTTTTGCAAAAGCTGTCCAGCTGTAGTTAGGGGAAATGTGGAATGTTTTGCTCAGTtaacaaatgtattttgttttctcaaggTTTCTTTCCTGGCCTCTCTTCAGCAATTGGAACAGCTGTCAGTTATGAACAATCCTTGTGTGATGGCCACACCTTCTGTCCCTGGCTTTGACTACAGGCCTTATATTGTCAGCTGGTGTCTGAACCTTAAAGTTCTTGATGGATATGTGATTTCTCAGAAGGAAAGGTGACATAATAGTATTAATAAATCTCTAAAATTATTACATGAAGTTTGACTAAGCTATAATTGCTTTAGCTAAATTGTTATTCAGTTACACTAGAATTATTATTTAGTTAGCTTTGATGGATTTATGAAGttaagcttttgttttgttgctcaAATCACAGAAGCACTTCTACAAAGCAAAACTTAGGGTACCAGACCACCGATGAACTGTTACCATTCTTTACAGCCTCTTTGACTTTGCAAAATGTGACAATCAGCAGGAGTTAAAGCTGTTGTCTTGGGGGAAGCTCAAATTTGCCCTTATATAAGCATGATTTGCGTGTGCATTTCTAgatttggcctttttttttttaatcgattagttaaatattattttgctcAAATCACTTGTTATTGTATCACTGTGCTCATTATATCACTATGATATCTGCATACAGAGTTCTTGACATCAGAACAGTGCAAGCATAAATATTATCCAGTATAAGCACATTCCAGTCCAGGACACTAAAATATTCTAAGATATTAAtgtccttttttccctgttactaaaataaaaaggtgCCCTTCTTTTGGCCAAAGGTAAACCAattctatttctgtttcatcATAACATGCTAAGACTTTCCAGGAAAGTTGCTTGTTGGAATTCTAGACTTCTTTTTCATGACTAATGGGATGTTCTGTATTAACTATATTATTACATGTAGATGTATTGTATTAAATAATCTCAGGCAGAGattaatttgaaaaacagaCTTGTTGAATACTTAGCAATATGTGCTCTCTATGTCTGTTTTGCATGTTTTTGCGAActtctttgtttctgtgaaaGCTGTGCTGATAAGTTCATTGAGACAAATGTTTTTTCAGTGCTCTAAACTACAAAGCAGAGACTGCGCAGTTTTGGacaagtgggttttttccattttgtttcatCCATGCTTAAGTAAACTAGTACATTATGCATTGTTCTGATAATGACATTGCCAGTTTCCCTGGGTGTTGCACATGTTCCAAGTCTTGCTTAGCTTTGTAGATTAGCTCTTCTGTACCCACTAGAAGAACTGCAGTGAAAACAGAGTTACTGTTTCTATGCTGTTTATCAAAGGTGCCATTTATTAAACCATTTTCCCCCTTCCTAACAGCTTGAAAGCAGAATGGCTCTACAGTCAAGGGAAAGGAAGGTCATTTCGACCTGGGCAGCATGTTCAGCTAGTTCAGTACTTGGCTACTGTTTGTCCTCTCACATCTGCATTTGGACTCCAGACTGAAGAGGATGCcaaattggaaaaaatactgAGTAAGCAAAGGTGAGAACTTAGTTTCTTTCTTAGAGAATGTAATTGAGAACATAATTATTTATCTGATGGGTAAGATGTAGTAAGATTTCATTTTAAGTATTGCAAAGTAACAGTGAGGGGTGGAGATGCAAAGTGTCATGGAGGTACAGAATGTGTCCTAGATGGGAATGAGaggcaaggcagcagcagcaggagtgttTTCATACTTTCTGGGTCATCTAGGGGAAAAttccttcatatttttcagtctgTGCTTTGTAGGACactgaaagtaatttttgttaGAACTGTGATTAAAATAAACTAtgcactggattttttttttattgccacacaaaaaaacaataaaaacttcaaaaaggAGCTTAGCTTTTGTTCTAATTGTAAATGAGGATACTATTGTGGTAGACTGGTGTATTAGCCACTTTTTTATTGCTGGGATGTTCTTTCTTGGTTTTAAAGTTAGTTGTCCTTTGGGGGGCACTGTTCCCAGCGATGCATTTGTCCATCTGTGTCTGGTATCTGAGGTCTGTCAGCAGAGGCCTCTGGAGAGCCTGCTGGTTCTTCCAGCAGTAGCTGTGTTGCTAAGGTCTGTGCAGAATAGATGAGTAGAGTTATCTTGGTGTGTTTCTTGTCCATGTAAAGATGAGCAAATTTTGGTTAGAagccagaaaacaaagcaatacAGGTTGTTCTGTTCCCCAGGACTTATTGACAAACTTTTTCttgcagaaagagcagaaaattcagCTCCCAGAAGCAGACTACCTAAGTGGCATAGTGTGGTTAAAAAGCTGAGCAACAAAAGTGTTTTAGTTAGCAGAAGAGTATCTCTTCAAAAGGGCCAGAAACTTGGGAGCATCTGGAAGGAGTTACTGCCCACTTTGCAAGTGTACATTGGTCTCCAGGTGGAAATTATAGAAATGTTTTAGCTGTTTTTGAGGAGAAGGTGCAGTCAAGGCATCTTGACCAACTCTAGCTAAGGGATCTAGCCTTCACATGTTTCTGGGGAAAATCCAGGAACCTGTTCtggatttaaataaatataactcttcaaaaattaaaaaagcccTCAACaaccaagccaaaaaaaaaccctagtaGGAAAAGCAATCCCCCCAAATCCTCACCTGTATATATGCACATACATATATGATTTATAGGACGTTTTGACTTTGTCCTGAGCTTCTAATTTAGCTGGGCTAAAACAACCTGTGTGTTCTCTGAATTTGTaaagggtgattttttttcttttttttttttttttttttttttttttttgtggtagtattttattttttttggtggttgaTTTGTGCTAGGATTTCAGGCTCTTAGTAACAGGAGTACCTATTCCTTGATTCACTCACTTTGAAATGTAAGATACTCCCACCATTCCTCAAACTCCTCTATACCTACACACATAATGTATTCTActttagaaatttaaaatatttgcatgacTTCTTTGTATGTAGAAATTCCTCATGGTTTTGAGTCTGTAGTCAGAATTGAACGTtgggctttttctctttttgttttgttttggttgttttctttggttggttggttagttttttattttgttttgggttttttgtttgtttggtggggttttttttgtttttgtttcgtgttggtttttttttttttttttacatgtaatGAAGAAagaggggctggaggaaggGGAGCAGGAAAAGACTGCAATTTCCTACTTTGTGAGTTGTCCTGTTAGTGTCTTGTGTGTGTAGGAGTCTGCATAACAAGCCTCTCCTTTAGAATGTTTTGATAACTTGTTTCTTTTGAAGCAGTTCCTAGTTTCTTTTAGATGTTTTCTGTACAAATGAAAGTTTAAATGAAGCATAAAATCTATTGTTGGCACTCTGTGCTTAGACTCCACCAGAGGCAATTGATGcatgaaaaccaaaatgagGAACCACGTACATTTTCTGCTCCCAGCAAAGCAGTGCCAGTTGCTCATGAACACAGTGGCCTGGCCCAGCCATCACAGATGGTTCTTGAAAAGGGTAAGTAGCTTATCTACACCTGTGATCTAACctgtggaaataaatatttttcttttgagcatAGGTAACTTTGTGGAAGGAATTTCAGAACAAGGCCCTGttattgctttattttactGATCTTCTGTTTTCTCAACTGAAGTTGTACGttgtttctaaaaaaaaatccagtccaTGCTTATTTGTCTTGAAATGCTAGTAGGCTGGTTAGGCAAAATCCCAGTCCAACAAAATAAGAGTTACTGCTTTGACTTTTGCATTTTATACAAGTTTATTCTCCAAGGAAGTGTTGTTTGTGCAATTTCTTGTCCCCAGTGTTTCCCAAGTCTGGATGTTACTGTGGTAAATATTGTCCTGATACAGAAATAATGCTAATTGTTACTAACATGTTAGATCATCTTACCCACCCAGGTGCAAACTGTCAAAACCAAATTGGGAATCCCTATGAATTAAAGAAGCTATTAATATTGTTGAAATACTCTAAAACTATAATGTGCCTTTCTGCCTATTTAGAACCTGTCATCCAGAGGAATTCTTGGGTTGGACCAAGTGCAAACAATGATCATTCCTATGCAGTAAAGAACACTTTTCTTCATGAAAGAAGCTTTCCCAAGGAGCTACACCTCGAAGATGTACAGACGGATGAAGACAAACTAAACAGCAGCCTTTTATCCTCAGAGTCTACTTTCATGCCAGTTGCTTCAGGATTGTCTCCAGTGTCTCCTGCTTCAGACCTGAAGCTACGTGGAATTAATTTGA
Proteins encoded:
- the RPL24 gene encoding 60S ribosomal protein L24 isoform X2, coding for MKVELCSFSGYKIYPGHGRRYARTDGKVFQFLNAKCESAFLSKRNPRQINWTVLYRRKHKKGQSEEVQKKRTRRAVKFQRAITGASLAEIMAKRNQKPEVRKAQREQAIRAAKEAKKAKQATKKTAVSAAKAPTKAAPKQKIVKPVKVSAPRVGGKR
- the RPL24 gene encoding 60S ribosomal protein L24 isoform X1, producing the protein MKVELCSFSGYKIYPGHGRRYARTDGKVFQFLNAKCESAFLSKRNPRQINWTVLYRRKHKKGQSEEVQKKRTRRAVKFQRAITGASLAEIMAKRNQKPEVRKAQREQAIRAAKEAKKAKQATKKTAVSAAKAPTKAAPKQKIVKPVKVSAPRVGGKR